Within Harpia harpyja isolate bHarHar1 chromosome 4, bHarHar1 primary haplotype, whole genome shotgun sequence, the genomic segment TCTTAAGGTAAGCAAAGTCTAAAGGATGCCACTGGTCTTCAGAGTGGAGGTGGGGAGATTTCTCATGGTCTTTGGATCCCACGGAAGACCCTGAGAGCTGAGTGCCCTGTATCTAGGGGTTCTCTTATTCTGTAGCCGTACTACATGCTGCAACTTACCCTCATCAGAGCTTGGATCCCTTCTTCCAGGTCCTTTAGTTTTTCATACACTCTGTCTGAGGTGCCAAAAACCAGATTGTTTGTGAACACCTTGCTTAGGTATTGCACCGGGGTCAGCCAGGACTGGATGAGAACCAGTGAAAACCGAAGGAGCTCCATATCCTGAAATTAAGAAAGGGTCAAAGCTGTGCAGGTGAGGTATTTGGTAGAGTTACCTGTGTGCCCTGCTCCCTCTGAAACAGCCTGGAGGTGACCCAGAGATGTGCCACTGCTCCTGCGGCTTCAGCAGATACAAATGAGTTTGCAAGCTGAGGAGCACCACCCAGCCATTTGTCCTGTGCAGACAATAGTTTTTTCTCATCCTTAGAATGGGAATATGATTCATAGTATAACCCAGAAGAATCTTTGTTCATGCAGGGCTTAAAGAGtaaaaaagggagaggaggaatgAAGCACTGAAATGCTCACAGATGGAAGCTCTCTGTTCCTGTAATGAAGTACAGCTGGGCTCTTTAAACAGGTCTGTGCTTGCCCCAGGGGAGGGAACTTACCGATTTCTGCTGGGCATCATCCTTCCCCGTGGGAGCAGGGATGGTTTCAGAGTAACAAAATGCTGCCTGGGAATTTTTGTTGGCATGTCTTTGGTCCTCTGGAATATAGGTGCGTTCCTGTGGAGACATCCCAAATGCACTCAGGTCTGTTGCCCATGTACTGGGAGAAGACCACAGACACTTTCCCAGGCTGTCCTGAATGGTTACTCTTTGCAAGAAATACATGAGACATGAGGTGTCCCTGTAAAGGGTTGGCAGGTAGGAAGCAGGAGTTTGTATGTTGGCACAATAGCTGCTGGACCTAAAGGTCTTCCTTTCACTAAGCCAAGGTGCTAAGGTGAATGCAAAACACACTTGGACTGGGTTCTCCCAAGGAGTAGATGAGCCCCAAGGACAGCTCTTGCCAAAGTGACAGCTCATGCCAGCTCCTGGCAACAGCAGAGACTGGATAGTTTTAAGCATTCAGAATCAGCCAGGGCCAAAGGTGACCGACACAGGAAAGTCTTGCAAAATATCGTGCCATCTCCCACTGCTTTCAGAGCCAACTTTCTCTTTGAGACAGCTGACCCTGTGCAGTAGGTTTGGATGTGGGCAGCAATGGCCCTGAGGAGGGGACTGTGCAGGATCAGATGTGGGGGCAGAGAGCTGAGGGAGGGGGCAGGGTCCAGGCTGATGGGACATGACCTGTCCTGTCCTATTAAGACCCTTTCATCTCATCAAGAGCTGACAGAGGAGACACCAATAGTTGAAAAGTCTCTGTTTCTAGGAAGTTATACAGTCCTGAAACCATCAGGCTAATGTGGAGGAGATGCCCAGAGGCCACGACACTTACGAACTCTTTGTATGTCTCCGCAGCCAGGAGGTGAAGGTGCTGAGCCCTCAGCACAGCATTGGCAAACAGGTTGGAAAGAggcatggctgggaaggtggcagcTTCCTGTGGCCACTGCAGTCCCAGGGTGATCACAGCaatgaagagaggagaaaacCATGACCCTGCAGCAAAACGGAGAGGAAAGGTGTTAGCAGTCCTTTAGTGACTGCTGAGGAGGGAGGTGGCACCTGGGAATTAATTAGTTCCCAGCCTCTTCTGTCAGTGCTGGCTAAGGGGTCACCTTCCTTAATGTCTTCTTGGACTCTGTGAGTGAGCTTAGCCCTCCCCCAAATCAAATGAAACCCTGTCCCCTTTCACTAGACGTGCCCTCAGGGCTTGTACTGCTCCCAGTGTTATAAGCAGCGTCTTTGTAGCTGAAGAGTCATTGTTGCCCCGTGAAAACTAGAGTGTGTCCCTATGTTTTTCCCTAACATGCTCGTGTTTTTCCGTAGGCCTTGCCCTCATGAGAAGAGCACAGTGCACTCTTCATTGTGTGACCAAGCAGGGGATGGCGAGTACCAGGCGAGGGCCTGGGATTACCTCACTTTAGCCTTGGTTTACACCATGCTGCTGACGTGAAACTGGCTGTCTGCCTTCACTAGGACAAGAGCTGATGGCATTACCTGTGCTGTGACCAGCTATTTTTGCTCTCTGGGGCATACCTGTAGAATCTGGTGATCTTTGTCAAGCGTAAAGGTTTTCAACGTTCAACATCTAACTCACACAATGTCCATCTGTGCTTACAGAGACCACAAAGTTAATCTCAGACAAATACCCTTCAGTGGAGGAATGCCTTGGAGCCTGTAGGACTTGGACATACGCATTAGACATCACCCTGATAACCGTCGTAAGCTTTGAATATGAGTTTTAATATCCCTGCCAACATTTATGTTAATAATAACTATTATAACTGTGGCTTGACCTTGTTCTTCATGTTCTCCACCCTCTCCTTGCCCAGCTGAGGCTAAAGACTACGTAAGTTAATTCATGGATTAAAGTCACGCTGTAAGGAGAGGTATTTCTTCTTCATTGATTTATAAGTTGACACGTTTTAATTTAGGGCTGGCACTGAGTGTGTATAGCCCACCACAGTACTGCCCCGTCATCATCTCCCATCACCCTAAGCATGCACAGCCCTGGCAAtcctttaaaactgaaataaagaaaagtaCCTGGAGCCATTTCTGCCTGGTGAGTTGCTCAGGTGTTGCTTGACAATGAATGTTTCCTCCTTTCATCTAGGCTGGTAAAGGTAACTGTTGAGCCACCCCTTATATAGCAGGGTGtctgtttaaaatgtatatatgtgTTCATGATCACAACAACATCTCTGTATCTTCTCTGTGCATAAATGCACAAGTGTTCGCAATGGTGCTACCTAATTGTAGTCATTTATACATAGATGTAAAGGTTGGGGAGGTTGTTTGCCTAGGGATGAAACCAGTGCTGAATGATTTCGCCATATTCTGCTGtttattgcaaataaaattttCTTGATCATTGGAAGACCCATCCTAAATCAGATCAGTGCTTTTACATGGTGGAACTTCCCATGTCCACCTGATTTTTCTGCCTGGCTCTGAGCCTTGGCCCACAGTTAACTGGGCTGACTGGCCAGTTTGGTAGACTTCTGACTTAAAGCAAGTGAGATGTTTTCCCCTTTATTGTTAGCGGGGATAGAGCTGGATGGATATTGTCAGATGAATCCTATTTCAGCCAAGTAATTTCTACCAAAATTTCAGAAGTTCAGCAATAGTTTTGGTGAGCTGGATTGCCATAGGTATGACAAAGAGCTGTCATACCCAGGTCCTTGTTCAGGTACCAGCCTGCCCGCTGCAAATCCAGATGCCAGAGCTCTGGGAGGTTTCTCACAATCTCAGCTGGACAAGGCTATGAGAAGATCTGGTTATGAGCGTCTTCCTGCTCTTGCCTGAGATGCAAACGTGAAATATCTGGATTAAGGAGAGGGCTGGtgtggaaaggaggaagaggagatggggaagaggagaggtcACAGCACATCTATCCCTGCTTTTGAGCAAAACAAGACAGAACCTCGGATGCCCAGCTCCGGGGGAGCTTAAAGGACTTTTACTCCCCATAAGGCACCAATTGCCCCAAACCTCCCTGTTTTGGCCCTTTGTCTGGGGATCAAGGACTGCTTCCTGGTTAGGGGTGGTGATTTGGCTCCCCTGGGCCCTGGGTTTGCTGTGCCCCCCTGGCATGGGTTCGATTTCCAAGAGGCAGCATCCTCACCGGGGCGGCTGGAGCAGAGGGTGCGAGAGCTCATTAATAAACAAAGTGGGGAGAGCGCGGTTTGTTCCGAGAAGCCCCTGGGTGTTTGCTCACTGGAGATGTGGTGGTGTCGCAAAGTAAATGTCAGTCCCTAGAGGAGAGGGAACAGTGGGTCCTGCAGCTATCAGGTATCCCGTCACCCAATAGCCAGCAACATCTGGGTGTGTTTTTCTACTCCAGATTGTGTTTAAATACTTCAATATTTGTCAGAGATGAGCAGAACAGCGGGCaccccagcccagcacaggctCTGCTGCCTGTTAATGATGATGCTCGACCACAGCAGCTAAATTGGTACAGCATCTTGCACCCGAGTCCTGCCCATCTGCCTCTCCAGGTCTGTAAGTAAAAACATGGtgcaaaatcaacattttttatGTTGCAGCCAAGCACAGAGATGCCAGGATGATCCAGACTGTGCGGTGCCCCTGAGGCTTGGTTTGTCGCCGATCATCTCTGGGCATTAAATGAGGCAGAAGCTTCGTGGAGAAGGCAGTGCGTGACTGTGAAATGCTGGGCTGGGCAAACACATGCCACTGGCAGAATTATGTTGCATAAGCAGCTCTCAAATACCAGCTTGGCATTTTCTGGCTTTCAAATGCCTGCATTTGCGACCCAAAGTAGCATCTCGTAAAGCAGCATGACACTGTAATTtccaagtttcttttcttttttcaaagagaaaaccCCCTCAGTTCTTTTCAGGGTGGTCCCATGTCTACCCGCCTTGCCCTGAGCATCACCAGCAGCATCTGAACAAGTGAAGCAACTTTCCTTGCAGGTGTGTGTACTCCTTGGGTCCTCCTGACCCCCCCAGCCTGGGGTGGTTGTGTGGAGAGGACCTTCCCAGGCTGATGGATGCGCTGCAACCAGTGAATCCTGACTGAGGAGCCAGCTGCTGGCCCACAGCCCAGGCTCTGCACTTCAGTGGGCAACGACATGGTTGACAGAGGTTTTAAGTGATGGTTGACTACCTCTGCTAGCTCACGACTCAGAAGGTAAATATTCCTTTTCAGGTTGAATTGATGGGTTTTATTTCCTAGAACTAGAACTGCTCAGTTTCACTGAACCCATTTCTAAAGATGAGGCTGAGGATGTCCAGGACTGCAACCCAGTCTGTCTGCCTGGCTATCCTGCTGATGGTAAGGATACAAATCAGGTCAAAATACAGAGCCTGGACTGtatatactgaaatatatttatttacattaaatgcattttaaatacaaacctatctcaatataaaattaaaacaaaccctATCTCTAGGCTCCCTAGAAACCAGtctaagcatttaaaataaaacactaacactacagaaatatttatttgcttctgGCATTTTAAAGGAAGCCAAAACCCTGGGCTGAGAGGGTGACCAAGTGGCAGAGCGGAACTGGGGTCGCTGAAACTGCTTTTGACATCGGTGGCTTCCTTTCCAGGTGCAAACAGCAGATTCTCCTTATTTTCGTATGATTCAGTTAAGTCAGTTGAGCAAGTTGTTTACACAGAGCTGAGAAAGCAGTTGGGAACTGGGAAGGCCAGAAAACTtgccttcctcttccatttcttaactgaaaacaagggatggagggaggagcTCTGCTAGTCCTACAGTCTTGGCCGATGTGGAAACCGGGAACAGCCAGTTCACTTCTCTCACTGTGAATACTCCTTTCTTTAATTAATCAATTTTATAAGTAAAACATGTTTAAGTAACATTTATATACATGCGCATGCAACTAATTTGGGATAGTTTTATTTAACTAGTAAAAATCAACGTTAAAATGCTGTTTTTGTGCTATTTAGATTGAATACCAGTTTTCCCTGAAGGTGGTTTACTACTAAACAAGAACCATCCTGTTCCCTGCTGGAAAGCCCTGTTTGCTCACGATTTTACCCTCCCTTTTCTGCCGGCTGTTTTGGGAAGCAGAGCAGTCCTGTATTCCTCTCCTCGGGGCCTGAAATGTCATGAGCCACAGGGGCGCAGGGGCCCTGGGCTCTCTGAGGGGGGGACAGACTTTTCAGCCCCACAGTCCTCATCACCCTCTTGTCCTGCCTCATCCAGACAAACCCAACACCCTGTGCTAGCCATGCCTCTCTGGACCCCCTGAGCCCTGGTGTTGGGTGCCCAGCCAGCCCCGAGCCCCAtcacccacacagctgctgctgctgtgccaagaTAGTTTTTATTAACAAAACCAATTAGCGCCACTCTGCTCCTCTCCAgatgtttttcagcttctcttgcaaGACCAGATGTAGCCGGGAGCAGAGCTCCTGGCCCTGGGCCCTGTTCTCCTGCTTCGGATCCTGGCGATGGTCTTTGTCTCTCATCCCCAGCTGACGTCTTGGGACTGTGGACGTCCCCCCGTGCGTGCTCAGCGAGAGCTTCCAGGAGAGCCCCTCGGCTGCTCCCGGCTTCACATCCCTGCCTGCACTCGGGGCCCTGATGAGGTGAAGTTTGGTTTCTAGCTAAGCTGGAGCCATGAAAAGCTGCTCCTTATTCCCAGGGCATCCCACCAACACTGGCACCAGGGTTATGGGACACCCTTGGACCAGGCACGGCAGGGTGGAGCAGGATGTGAATTTACCCATTATCTTTATTAGGACTTGAAAAAGCAGTTGGACTTTTGTGTCCCACAATTTACATCTTCCCCATAGCTTCTGAGGTCGGACGCATCCCTCACCATGGGGACGTCTTCGTGACATGGGCCAGCTCTTgcctggagaggagaaagacTTGCACAAGACCCCCTGGGTGACAGCTGTCTCCCTAGCTTTTCCTGTAGTCTTTGGGGAGAAAGAGGTGCTTTTGGAGGATCCTCCATCTCAGACAACTGCCAGCTTGGCCTGCTGGACACATCCATGGCTGGAGAGCTAAACAGTGGACTAAAATCCACTTCTCATAACACCCACGTGGTGCTGCTCACCtcagctcctctgccagggctgcagcGGGGTCTCGCAGCCCAGGAGGGTCCTTGCAGCGTGGAGAGTGATGATGCCTGGTCCTTTTCTTCCCAGGGatggtggggctggaggagacCCACCACCCACCCTGGTACTTCCATTGCATTAACCATTCAGGAGCTCAGCGCCATGGGGTGGGGCTGCCCAGGGTTTGGGGCCAGTTTGCTAGTGGGGGGACTGCAGGTGGCTCCTAATTTCTACATAGGCTTTAGGGATTCATCAGCGGGGCGGTGGGAGCgacagccagggcagggcagcctTGGTGGGCACAGCCCGGATGCGGCAAAGCGAGTACCCAAGGGCAGCAGGACCTGAGCTCCGTGCAAGGCTGCTGGAGGTGGTTTGCAGTCCGGGATCGCAGCCCGGAATCCAGGTGTCCATCAGAGCCATGGTCCAGCGCAGGAGCTGGGAGCCCATCCCCTCGGGTGCGGGCAGGGAGCCGTGCCACCGGTGCCGGTCTCACTCTTCGCCTGGGTGCTCCCCAACTGTCCACTTGGCCTTCACGTCCCGGAAAGGAGTGATGTCCTCGTAGGTGGCCATCTGCTCCACCTCCAGGCCCTGCGCCAAGAAGAAGGAGGTTGAGACACGGGAGGGGGACCACGGTTCCATCCACGGTGCATCCCGCCTTGGGACACCCAAGTGGGGACCCATCTCCAGGCTATTCCCCCAGAGATTGGGGCAGCTTCTGAGAGGGGAGGAGATGGCGATAGATGGCTGGATGTGCTCAGAGCTTGGCTCAGTGCTTGCAAAAGGCACTTGGGAGGAAGATGCCCTGATGCACCCTGCAAGGGCTGGTGGTACCTAGCAGACACCCAGCAAGGGCACAACTGGCTATTTCAAGGCTCAGGTTGATATTACAGAGGTATTTCTGTAATTAGTGAAGCATTACCTCATAGGTGTGGTCCTCCTCTGGGCTTTCCTTGCCTTCACCCTATGGAAAGGAGAGTCACAGGCTGGGTGTCAGCAGCCACCAGGATCCCCCATCCTGTGTCCCTGAACTCATCCCGCCAGGCCAGGTCCCACCGCTTCCACAGGCAAATCCACACAGTCCCACATACCATTTTAGATGCTTATTTTCCCAGTTCAGCTAGCCACGCCCTCATGCAACAGCCCCAAACCCAGTGCCTGCCCGTCCCCATCCCTAGCAGTGGCCTGCCCAGGATGCAGGGCACTGCTGTGAGCACCGCAGCGACGAAGCTGGGGACATCCCCACTGCTGGAGATGCTGTCACTTACTTTGTCTAGGAAGAGGAGCATGGGGACGCTGATGAAGATGACAAGCAGGATGGActggatgatgatgatggtgtCTTTCAGGGTGTTCCTGCTCTGGATCTGCTGGATGCTACTGTGACCTgggggcagcagcacagggagagccCCAAGTCCCACCTCTGTGCCAGGCTCCCGGGGAACAGGGACGAGCTCGGCATGGCCACAAGTTTGTGTATCAGGAAGAGTGGATTGGGATACAAGGGTGACATGCCCTCGCCCTTGAGAGAGACCAGAGCATTGCAAACTGCCCCCAGGGTTGGCATCAGGGACCAGCTCCGGGATGAGACACATTGGGCAGGACCCACCACTAGTCAGGACCaggaaaaatctgatttattaGGGGAATGCAGTCCCTGGGGTGGGTTTTTGTAGGATGGACGTGCCAGGGCAAACTGGGGGAGGTTGTCATGCTGCTTGGTGGCTGGCAATAAGCAAAGAAACCTCTGTAGTGCTATGGAACATCTACAGTTGTGTTTGAAGGGGTCCCACCAGCATGGGGAAAGGTAGGTGCATAGGAGCACGATGTGGGGTTCATATGGAGGGGGAAAGggtgagagaaggagaaagagcatTTCCTGGGGTGCACAGAGGATGGGGAGGTCCCACTCACCCATGACTCTGAGCTCTGTCGCGCACAAGTGCGGCTGCTTTCTCTCCGCCGTGAGGTTCTTGCTGTCACACACATAGATGCCGTTGTCCTCATAGGTGATCCTGAAGATGGTGAAGTTGATGAGGTTGTCTTTCCTCTCGATGCTGTAGCGGGAGGTGCTGTGATCCAGCCCATAGAGGTCATCACTGTCCTCTGCTGTTTTGTACCACTGCATGCTATGGGGCTCCTGGGAGTAGCAGATGAAGTGGACGGGCATGTTCTTCTTGGCTGCCACGTAGCGCAGGTGCTGCTGCGCCACAGGGCACCCGCTGCCTGCCAGGGGACGAGGGTGGTCGTGATGAGCAAGGACGCAGCACCCGGGGAGCATCGGAAAAAAAGCTGGTCCCATGACACCCTCCCCAGCGTCTCCCAAATTAAGAGCTTCCCATTTTCATGGATTATACTGCTTTTGagcattcagttttgttttggtgaatCATCATCTTCTGGGGGTAGACATCAGAGAATTTTGgtgaaaacatgcttttaatgGAAACTCAAATTTTCTGTGGGAATGGCTTCACTCAAATACTTTTTTGCTGCTCCCACCCCACTTCTTTATGTACATCTCGTTAGTCCCAGCTCCAAAATTACAGCCTGTGCTGGCACACACCACGGAGCCTTTGCTAGGACAGACCCATCACCCCAGATGGCTTCTCTCATGCTTccatattttttgcattttgctgtattttgtatttttgcctgtgttttggTCCCAGAGCCGGTGAGGTTGAGGGTTCGTCTGGGTTGCAGAGTTCATGCTTAATAGCCTGTGGGTGGAAATGGCACAAGCACTGTGTGCTTGGGCCCAGTACTGGGTCCTAAGTCACGGCTTGTTCATGCAACGTGCTCTGCAAATGCAGAGGAAAACCTTGTGTGTGCTTAGGAAAGACAAAATGGATCCGGCtttgcagagggagagggaaggtgcagggctggggaaatGCCATGGAGGAGGTCACAGCCTGGGAATGGCCTTTGTGATGGAGAAGGCCTGTGAGTGATGGGACATCTCCAGCTCTGCAGGGGACTGGTACCTTTGTGGCATAGCCAGTGGGGATGGGAGGGACCCTGGGGACATGTGTAGGGAAAGAGCCCAATGGGTCTGAGAGGTTACCTGTGCTGTTCCTGGTGCTGTTCCTGTCCGCTGAGATCCCACCTGCAAGACAGGAGAAGGGCCCTGAGATAGCGGCCAAGAACCCATGTAGGACAAGCCCATGTAGGACGTCCCACATGGGATGGCATGTACCGTGGGTCCTTCGTGCCCATTCCATATGGGACGGAGTTCTTGGGAGCATCAACCAGAGCCCCACTCGGAGGACATGGGGCAGCACGGATTTGGGTACAAACACTTCTATTTCCATCCCATCTCCTTAATCTTCTCTGAGTTGCTTTCTGGTTGACATCCCGGGGAAACCTGCCTTCGCTATTACTATCCCCCTAGGCTGGCACCTCTCAGAAAGGGTCCAGACAGACTCACGCCTCTTTATTTACACTTTCCATTTTCTGAATCAACCAGAAACCCTTTCCCTGCCGGGTCTTCCTTGGGCGTGGAGACCCATGATGGCGAGGGGTTTCTCAGACCCTGGAACAATGCAGCCCCCCCGGAACAAGGGCTGGATGGAGCTGTGGGACCTGCGATACCGTGCAGGAAGCGGGGTGAGGggggggacccccagcacccatgggtgcccctgCCCGCAGCTCCAGTGCCCCTGTGCCTCGGTTCCTcttgctgcagctgggcaggaaGCACCAGCCCTGTTTACCGCACCGCTTCAGTGCCCGGCTCCGTCCGCTTGATGAATACTCGCCGAACCCCACTGTGGGGAAGCTGGcatggaggcgggggggggctgcaccccctcCTAGCATATTGGGACAGCTGCAAAACTCCCcccagaagaagaaggaaggttCAATTCCCTAGCCTGAGTTTTGCCCTGAGCCTCGCCAGCCTCCTGCAGACCTTCCTGCCCCAAACAACAGCCTGGCAGGGACCTGCTGGCTCAGTCGtgggctcccctccctgccccagagccTCTTCCAGGTCTGTGCTGCCCTGTTCACCTCCAGCACCTCCATCTCTGCAGGCAAACTCTCCCCTCCAgcctcatttcatttttttctgagatggaGAGATGTGCCTCGTCCGGGCTGTGCGTTGGGTACGTGTCCCTGCCACCTTCGGTCCTGCTGGCCAGCCGGGACACAGGGCTTTGCTCTCCgtgttttggtggtgtttctaAATGAAGACCAGGCTGGTCGCTCACCCTCAAAGCCCTCACACCCCTCAAAGCCAAGATTTCTATTGCAACCACGGGTGGGCTGAGCTTCCCCTGTCCTCCCTTGAAGCCTCTCTTCAAGCTGGGATGAAACCCTGCAACCCTGAATCCATGCTGGCCTTGGATGGCCACCCAACAGAAACCCTTTAAACGTCCTTTCTCCTGAGGGCACAAGCTTCCCCAGCTGAGGGTAGGATCTGCTGCAGGATTTTGTGGGTGCCCCTGCACCAAGCAAGAAGGGTTGGAAGG encodes:
- the CD79B gene encoding B-cell antigen receptor complex-associated protein beta chain isoform X2 → MADFCTRLWVLQVNLWLMALVTGGISADRNSTRNSTGSGCPVAQQHLRYVAAKKNMPVHFICYSQEPHSMQWYKTAEDSDDLYGLDHSTSRYSIERKDNLINFTIFRITYEDNGIYVCDSKNLTAERKQPHLCATELRVMGHSSIQQIQSRNTLKDTIIIIQSILLVIFISVPMLLFLDKGEGKESPEEDHTYEGLEVEQMATYEDITPFRDVKAKWTVGEHPGEE
- the CD79B gene encoding B-cell antigen receptor complex-associated protein beta chain isoform X1, with translation MWDVLHGLVLHGFLAAISGPFSCLAGGISADRNSTRNSTGSGCPVAQQHLRYVAAKKNMPVHFICYSQEPHSMQWYKTAEDSDDLYGLDHSTSRYSIERKDNLINFTIFRITYEDNGIYVCDSKNLTAERKQPHLCATELRVMGHSSIQQIQSRNTLKDTIIIIQSILLVIFISVPMLLFLDKGEGKESPEEDHTYEGLEVEQMATYEDITPFRDVKAKWTVGEHPGEE
- the LOC128140785 gene encoding somatotropin; protein product: MAPGSWFSPLFIAVITLGLQWPQEAATFPAMPLSNLFANAVLRAQHLHLLAAETYKEFERTYIPEDQRHANKNSQAAFCYSETIPAPTGKDDAQQKSDMELLRFSLVLIQSWLTPVQYLSKVFTNNLVFGTSDRVYEKLKDLEEGIQALMRELEDRSPRGPQILKPTYDKFDIHLRNEDALLKNYGLLSCFKKDLHKVETYLKVMKCRRYGEGNCTV